Proteins encoded within one genomic window of Odocoileus virginianus isolate 20LAN1187 ecotype Illinois chromosome 2, Ovbor_1.2, whole genome shotgun sequence:
- the CDK9 gene encoding cyclin-dependent kinase 9, with protein MQRDAPPRAPAPAPRLPAPPIGAAASAGGGGGGGSGGGGGASAASAPPGLPGTTSPRGPGAGRRAEEAGSAPRGRKWPWRRKWRGRGGAWSTAAGPGAGAAAAAAAVVAGGGGGGGGALESAMAKQYDSVECPFCDEVTKYEKLAKIGQGTFGEVFKAKHRKTGQKVALKKVLMENEKEGFPITALREIKILQLLKHENVVNLIEICRTKASPYNRCKGSIYLVFDFCEHDLAGLLSNVLVKFTLSEIKRVMQMLLNGLYYIHRNKILHRDMKAANVLITRDGVLKLADFGLARAFSLAKNSQPNRYTNRVVTLWYRPPELLLGERDYGPPIDLWGAGCIMAEMWTHSPIMQGNTEQHQLALISQLCGSITPEVWPNVDKYELFEKVELVKGQKRKVKDRLKAYVRDPYALDLIDKLLVLDPAQRIDSDDALNHDFFWSDPMPSDLKGMLSTHLTSMFEYLAPPRRKGSQITQQSTNQSRNPATTNQTEFERVF; from the exons ATGCAGCGGGACGCACCACCTCGAGCCCCAGCCCCGGCGCCCCGACTCCCCGCGCCCCCGATTGGGGCCGCCGCCAGCGccggcggcggcggaggcgggGGCAGCGGCGGTGGCGGAGGCGCCTCTGCAGCTTCGGCTCCTCCTGGCCTCCCGGGAACTACAAGTCCCAGGGGGCCTGGCGCCGGGCGGCGGGCGGAAGAGGCGGGGTCGGCGCCTCGAGGCCGGAAGTGGCCGTGGAGGCGGAAGTGGCGCGGCCGCGGAGGGGCCTGGAGCACGGCGGCGGGACCCGGAGCGGgagcggcggcagcggcggcggcggtggtggcaggaggtggcggcggcggcggcggcgcactGGAGTCAGCCATGGCAAAGCAGTACGACTCGGTGGAGTGCCCTTTTTGTGATGAGGTGACCAAATATGAGAAGCTCGCTAAAATCGGCCAAGGCACCTTCGG GGAGGTGTTTAAGGCAAAGCACCGCAAGACCGGCCAAAAGGTGGCCCTGAAGAAGGTACTGATGGAGAACGAGAAAGAGGGG TTCCCCATTACAGCATTGCGGGAGATCAAGATCCTCCAGCTTCTAAAACACGAGAATGTGGTCAACTTGATTGAGATCTGTCGAACCAAAG CTTCCCCCTATAATCGCTGCAAAGGCAGTATATACCTGGTGTTTGATTTCTGCGAGCATGATCTTGCCGGGCTGCTGAGCAACGTCTTAGTCAAGTTCACACTATCTGAGATCAAGAGGGTCATGCAGATGTTGCTTAACGGCCTCTACTACATCCACAGGAACAAG ATCCTGCACCGGGACATGAAGGCGGCTAACGTGCTCATCACCCGCGATGGGGTTCTGAAGCTGGCGGACTTTGGGCTGGCCCGGGCCTTCAGCCTGGCCAAGAACAGCCAGCCCAACCGCTACACCAACCGTGTGGTGACCCTCTGGTACCGGCCCCCAGAGCTGTTGCTCG GGGAGCGGGACTACGGCCCCCCCATTGATCTGTGGGGCGCTGGGTGCATCATGGCGGAGATGTGGACCCACAGCCCCATCATGCAGGGCAACACGGAGCAGCACCAGCTCGCCCTCATCAGCCAGCTCTGCGGCTCCATCACCCCTGAG gtGTGGCCAAATGTGGACAAGTACGAGCTGTTTGAGAAAGTGGAGCTGGTCAAGGGCCAGAAGCGGAAGGTGAAGGACAGGCTGAAGGCCTACGTGCGAGACCCCTACGCGCTGGACCTCATTGACAAGCTGCTGGTGCTGGATCCCGCCCAGCGCATCGACAGCGACGACGCCCTCAACCATGACTTCTTCTGGTCCGACCCCATGCCCTCGGACCTCAAGGGCATGCTGTCCACCCACCTGACATCCATGTTCGAGTACCTGGCACCTCCACGCCGGAAGGGCAGCCAGATCACCCAGCAGTCTACCAACCAGAGCCGGAATCCCGCCACCACCAACCAGACGGAGTTTGAGCGCGTCTTCTGA